GCGCTCTGACGCGCGGCGACTTCTCGGTCGCGTACGGCCTCGCGAGCCATCACACGCGCGTGCGCCGCCTGGTCGAAGACTTTGTAGGAGGCTCGGGCGGTTTTGTCGCGGGTTCCGTTGATGTCTTCGGTCGCGCCTCTCCACCCGACGGCGACGAGGCGGCTTCCCTCGAAGACCCACTCGAGCGTCACCGGGACGTCCCGCCTTCGCCCGTCGTCGTACAGCGGCGCGTCCGTCCGGAGGATCGTCACGTGATAGACCTCGGGGCCTCCGGTGATGCGCTCTCCGACTCGATCGACGAACACCTCAGCGGGCAACGCGGCGGCCTGTTGCTTGAGGGTCGCGAGGTCGGTCCCTGCGATGGGCATCCCCGCGACCGACTTGCCCGCCTCGAAGTCCGTGAAACGCACGCTCGACACGCCGCCGCCACACCCTGCGAGCAAGAGAGCGGCGAGGGCACCGAGCGAGAAGAAGGCGCGCATCGTTCGATGTTCTCGTGCGCGTGGCCGCGACGCAACCTCACTGGTCGTCGTGGGCGCGCCGCCCCGCGGGCACGCGGGGACGAGAGCCTACTTGAGGAGCCAGCCGAACAGCAGCTGCTTGGTGGCCTGTCGGGACACCTGCGCGATGCTGTCCACCAGGGGGATCTCCTTCGGGCAGACCTCGACGCAGTTCTGCGCCTTGCCGCAGTCGGCCACGCCGCCCTCGCCCATCAGGGTCTCGAGGCGCTCGGCCGCGTGCATCTTGCCGCTCGGGTGCAGGTTGAAGAGGCGCACCTGGCTGATGGCGGAGGGGCCGATGAAGCTCGACCCTTCGTTCACCTGCGGGCACGCCTCCATGCAGCAGCCGCAGGTCATGCAGCGCGAGAGGGGGTAGGCCTCCTCCTGGTTCTCGGGCGACTGCCGCGGCGCCGGGCCGAGCTCGTGCGAGCCGTCCAGGTTGATCCAGGCCTTCACCTTCTTGAGATCGTTGAACATTCGGCTGCGGTCGACGACGAGGTCCCGCACGAGCGGGAACTTGGTCATCGGCGCGAGCTCGATCGGCTCGCCGTTCGGGGAGAGCTGATCGATGAGCGCGGTGCAGGACTGCCGCACCTTGCCGTTCACGAGCATCGTGCAAGCGCCGCAGACCTCCTCGAGGCACACGGACTCCCACACGACGGGCGCCACGGTCTTTCCCTGGACGGTGACCGGGTTCCGCTGGATCTCCATCAGGACGCTGATGACGTTCATCTGCGGGTGCCACTCGACGTCGAACTCCTCGACGCGCTTGGTCTCGGGGGAGTGCGGCCCGTCTTGGCGGTGGACGCGCACGCGCTGGGTCTTCGCGGACTTGTTGGTTGCCATGGTGGTGTCGTTCTCCTCAGGCGCTCGCGCCTGCGTCCTTTGCGGCGTCCTTGGGCTCGGCCTTCGCGCCGGTCGCGGTGGCGCTCGCGGCGCCCGCGGTCTCGTACTTGCGCGCGCGGGGCGTGACGAGCGAGATGTCGACCGCGTCGGTGACGTGAACGCTCTTGCCGAGCAGGTTGTAGTCGACCGACCGCACGAAGTTGACCTCGCTCTTTCCGCCGTCGCCCTCCTTGTAGAGGGCCATCGTCGTGCGGAGCCAGTTCTCGTCGTCGCGGGTCTTGAAGGCGGGCTTGAAGTGCGCGCCGCGCGACTCGTCGCGGTTCTTCGCGCCGGTCGCGATGACGCGCGCGATGATGAGCATGTTCTTCAGGTGCCGCACGAACTGCGTGCCCTGGTTGGCGCGCGGGCTCGTGTCGGTCACGCCGATGTTGAGGTAGCGCTCCTCGAGCTCGCTCACCTTCTCCAGCACCTTGTCGAGCACGTCGTTGTGCCGCTCGATCGTGACGTCGCGGAGCATGGTGTCGCCGAGCTCCTTGTGGAGCACGTACGCGTTCTCCTTGCCGTCCATCTTGAGGATGGCCTCGTAGCTCTTCTGTTCGCGCTTCTCGGCCTGCTCGAACACCGAAGAGGAGAGGTCCCACGAGCTCTTCTGCAGGTTCGCGCGGTAGGTGGCCATCGCCGGGCCGGTGACGAGGCCGGCGTAGATGCACGACAGGAGCGAGTTGGCGCCGAGGCGGTTTGCGCCATGGTACTGGTAGTCGCACTCGCCGGCCGCGTAGAGGCCCTCGATGTTGGTCGCCTGGTTGCGGGGGGAGCCCTTGACGAGGCCTCCGTCCGCGGAGCGCTCGAAGTCGACCCAGAGTCCGCCCATCGAGTAGTGCACCGCGGGGAACACTCGCATCGGGTTGTGGTACGGGTCCTCGCCGACGAACTTCTCGTAAATTTCGAGAATTCCCGCGAGTTTACGACGCAGCGTGGCCTCGGGGATGTGGGTCAGATCGAGGTAGACCTCGTTCTCGTTCTTGCCGCTCTTCTGGTTGAAGACGCCCCGGCCGTCGTGGAAACATTTGAGGAACAGCTCGCGGCTCGCGATGTCGCGCGGCACGAGGTTGCCGTAGCCGGGGTACTTGTGCTCGAGGAAGTAGTCGCGGTCGCGCTCGGGCACGTCCTTGCCGCGGCGCTTCTCCTTCGGGTCCTTGGGCACCCACACGCGCCCGCCCTCGCCGCGCGCGCTCTCGGAGATGAGGCGCAGCTTGTCGGCG
This genomic window from Myxococcales bacterium contains:
- the sdhA gene encoding succinate dehydrogenase flavoprotein subunit, translating into MAAKATTTSESGKVRRVIVVGGGLAGLTTVIKLCEAGVPVDLFSLVPVKRSHSVCAQGGINASVNTKGEGDSPQVHLEETVYGGDFLANQPPVKGMADAAPGIVYMLDRMGVPFNRTPEGLLDFRRFGGTLFHRTAFAGATTGQQLLYALDEQVRRYETVDVEDDKGIVIRGEKMVRKFEFWDFLSLVLDDEGRARGIVAQDLKSMQIESFPGDAVCLATGGPGIVFGRSTNSVINTGTAAGAVYRQGAVYGNGECIQVHPTAIPGADKLRLISESARGEGGRVWVPKDPKEKRRGKDVPERDRDYFLEHKYPGYGNLVPRDIASRELFLKCFHDGRGVFNQKSGKNENEVYLDLTHIPEATLRRKLAGILEIYEKFVGEDPYHNPMRVFPAVHYSMGGLWVDFERSADGGLVKGSPRNQATNIEGLYAAGECDYQYHGANRLGANSLLSCIYAGLVTGPAMATYRANLQKSSWDLSSSVFEQAEKREQKSYEAILKMDGKENAYVLHKELGDTMLRDVTIERHNDVLDKVLEKVSELEERYLNIGVTDTSPRANQGTQFVRHLKNMLIIARVIATGAKNRDESRGAHFKPAFKTRDDENWLRTTMALYKEGDGGKSEVNFVRSVDYNLLGKSVHVTDAVDISLVTPRARKYETAGAASATATGAKAEPKDAAKDAGASA
- the sdhB gene encoding succinate dehydrogenase iron-sulfur subunit, whose product is MATNKSAKTQRVRVHRQDGPHSPETKRVEEFDVEWHPQMNVISVLMEIQRNPVTVQGKTVAPVVWESVCLEEVCGACTMLVNGKVRQSCTALIDQLSPNGEPIELAPMTKFPLVRDLVVDRSRMFNDLKKVKAWINLDGSHELGPAPRQSPENQEEAYPLSRCMTCGCCMEACPQVNEGSSFIGPSAISQVRLFNLHPSGKMHAAERLETLMGEGGVADCGKAQNCVEVCPKEIPLVDSIAQVSRQATKQLLFGWLLK